In the Pontibacillus sp. HMF3514 genome, AATATCCAGAATACTAATGGTGTAAAAAATAGAATCGCTAGAGCTAAAAGAATTCCAAATATAGCCCGTCCTAATAGGAAGAAAAGCTTTAAGGACTCATATTCGGCAAAACTAAGCTCAGTAGCTATAACAGAAATCGGGTCCATACCAAGACCCTTCCATGCTAAAAATCCGAATAACAACATGGAAAAAACAAAAAACCACGCCACTCGTTTCCAGAGCCCGTGTAATTGTTCCGCTTCTCGAATCCTGAAAAGACTGTCCTCTCGTCTAAAAAATAACTTTGCTACTTGTACGTGGTACGACATTTACTTCATCCTTTTATGTAAATTTCCTAATAAATAGTTATAGCGTATATCATATAACCTAAAAGCACCTAAATTAAACTCCTTTTTCAAAAAATAGGCTGAAAAACTTATGTTGGAAAAGCTTTTACTTACCTCAAGTAATAAATATTTTCCCATGAATTCGGTGATGATAATAAACAGAGAACATTTGAGAAAACAACTTACAAATATCATTTGACATCATTCGGCAATAATTGCGTATAATGGGTAGGACTTAAAACATAGGAGGCTTATTTTAATTTATGGGAAATCCACAGAGGAAAAAGTTAGAGAAAACCCTTAAACCCCATTGGGTCTGGGCCATCGCATTTGGTTCAGCTGTTGGTTGGGGCGCATTTGTACTTCCTACAGACTGGATGAGTGGTAAAGGACCATTGGCTGTTGTTATCGGGTTGATTTTAGGTGCCATACTAATGACGATCATTGGTGTAAGTTATGGTTTCCTAATCAAACACTTTCCTGTTTCCGGAGGAGAATTCGCTTATGCGTATATCGGTTTTGGACGAACCAATGCCTTTATAGCAGGGTGGTTCCTCACACTTGGTTATATTTGTATCGTAGCACTAAACGCTTCAGCACTAGCGTTGCTCGGTAAATTCCTGTTCCCGTCAATCGTCAAAGTCGGTTATCTCTACACAGTTGCCGGATGGGATGTTTACCTTGGTGAAGTGCTCATTTCAACAATCGCTATTATCGTATTTGCTATCTTAAATATTCGTGGTGCAAGCTTTTCAGGTCGAACGCAGTTTATATTTACGATGGTTTTACTTGGTGGTATTGCACTATTAGGAATTTCAGTATTTCTGAATGATTCAGCAACAGTTAGTAACATTCAGCCAGCTTTTGATCCTGGACAACCAGCAATCGCTTCTATTTTAGCGATATTAGCTATTGCTCCATGGGCTTATGTTGGGTTTGACAATATTCCACAAGCTGCAGAGGAATTTAATTTCCCTCCAGAAAAAGCATTCCGTTTAATTGTGTATGCTTTAATCGCAGCAGGTGCAGCTTATTCAGCAATGATTTTGATTACAGCAAGCATTCAGCCTTGGCAAGAATTGATCCAACAAGTTCAAGCAACAAACTCTAGCTGGGGTACAGGAGATGCTATTGAAGGATTACTGGGACGTGCAGGTGTATTCGTCATTGCAATCGCACTAACGATGGGAATTTTCACAGGACTAAATGGTTTCTTTCTATCTTCTAGTCGTTTAATGTTCGCAATGGGACGTGCTCGCATCTTACCACAGATGTTCCACCGTATTCACCCACGCTTCAAGACACCATATGTAGGAATCATTTTCACAGCGTTATTAACAATGATTGCTCCATGGTTCGGTCGCGAAGCCTTAGGTTGGGTTGTAAGCATGTCTTCTGTTGGTGTAACAATCGCCTATTTCTATTGCTGTGCGACAGCGTTTAAGAAATTCTCAACACCAGGGAAGAAAACTCTATCCTTCTTAGGTATCCTGAGTGCAATCGGCTTCTTCATCTTATTGATGTTCTGGCCGTTACAATCTTCCTTAACAGCACCTTCTTATATCGCATTAGGTGTTTGGGTACTTCTAGGGATCATTTTCTATATTGCTAAACAAAAAGATTATAATAAAATTCCAACGAAAGATCTTAACTACCTGATTCTTGAAAAAGAAGAGGTATAGATATGCTAAAAACCAGCTCTTACATTAAGAGCTGGTTTTTATTTCATGCACCTTATGCTGCGTAGTCACCGTTGTAATGGACAAGGGATATATCCTTAACACCAGGTATGTCAGCAATGTCATTTACAAAAGATGTGTTATCATCTTTTAATTTTAATTCAAGCGTTAACTCTGTAACCTCTTGTCTAACAACTTTTGATTTTATAGCATAATTCATCTTCTTTAAACGCTGTTTAATTTCAAAATATGCTTCTATTTCATAATGGACAATCAACAAATATGTGTAAGGCTTGCTTCTCTTTCGTGAAAAAAGAAACACGACCCCACCAATGATTAAAGAACCAACCACAGCCACTTCAAAAATTTTCGCTCCTGAAGCTATTCCAACCGATATAGCCCAAAACATAAAAACAATATCTAAAGGGTCTTTAATAGCTGTCCGAAAGCGAACTATACTTAAAGCACCGACCATTCCTAATGATAGAACGATATTTGTGCTAATTGTCATAATTATAAGAGAGGTGATCATCGTCATTAAGACGAGTGTCACATTAAAATTGTGACTATAAACAACACCATTAAAAGTCTTTCTATAAATCCAAAATATGAATAAACCTATTAATAATGAAACGAATAACGTTACACATACACCAATAATTGATATGTTAGAGAACGCTTCAATGTTTAGGAAATTCTTTTTAAAAATATCGTTAAAATTATAGGAGTCCTGCATCATTCATCCCTCCTTTTTTCTAGAAATTTTGGAGTTGCATTTTCTTTTCACGACAAATGACGTACTTTGATATAGCTGAACGATGATGTCGATCAAGTTGGAGAAGATGACGAATGATCGTTGGCAAGTATTCGTTATACTTCACTTCCATAATTAAAGTAGGAAAAGAAAGAGCTTCGACCGTAGCCAAATGAGGATTGAACAGATAATTGGGCTCTACATTTCCGCTGCATGTAGATAACCCTTTATCAAACGTTATCCGGACATCACTTTCTTTCCCAACATATGCTTCTCGCATATAATCGACAATCAGACGAGGCGATAAATGTTCATTTCTTAAAAGAAAGTAAAAATCCTTCATTACCTTTTCATCGCGTTGATTTAAAAAACTGTAATCCCAAGACATAATCTTTTCATATTCTTCACGACTAAGGGAGGCAGACTCTTTCATGATGTATTCGCCAACTCGATTTTTACGTTCAAGCTTAATCACTTGATCACTACAGTTGTACACGCGAATTCGATACTTTTTACGCCTCAAAATCCC is a window encoding:
- a CDS encoding DUF4956 domain-containing protein; this translates as MMQDSYNFNDIFKKNFLNIEAFSNISIIGVCVTLFVSLLIGLFIFWIYRKTFNGVVYSHNFNVTLVLMTMITSLIIMTISTNIVLSLGMVGALSIVRFRTAIKDPLDIVFMFWAISVGIASGAKIFEVAVVGSLIIGGVVFLFSRKRSKPYTYLLIVHYEIEAYFEIKQRLKKMNYAIKSKVVRQEVTELTLELKLKDDNTSFVNDIADIPGVKDISLVHYNGDYAA
- a CDS encoding APC family permease, with the translated sequence MGNPQRKKLEKTLKPHWVWAIAFGSAVGWGAFVLPTDWMSGKGPLAVVIGLILGAILMTIIGVSYGFLIKHFPVSGGEFAYAYIGFGRTNAFIAGWFLTLGYICIVALNASALALLGKFLFPSIVKVGYLYTVAGWDVYLGEVLISTIAIIVFAILNIRGASFSGRTQFIFTMVLLGGIALLGISVFLNDSATVSNIQPAFDPGQPAIASILAILAIAPWAYVGFDNIPQAAEEFNFPPEKAFRLIVYALIAAGAAYSAMILITASIQPWQELIQQVQATNSSWGTGDAIEGLLGRAGVFVIAIALTMGIFTGLNGFFLSSSRLMFAMGRARILPQMFHRIHPRFKTPYVGIIFTALLTMIAPWFGREALGWVVSMSSVGVTIAYFYCCATAFKKFSTPGKKTLSFLGILSAIGFFILLMFWPLQSSLTAPSYIALGVWVLLGIIFYIAKQKDYNKIPTKDLNYLILEKEEV
- a CDS encoding polyphosphate polymerase domain-containing protein, whose product is MKKFRHELKFYINQFEYEILRKKVGAVLSLDAHSNDNSGYLIRSLYFDNMHDNDLYEKNYGILRRKKYRIRVYNCSDQVIKLERKNRVGEYIMKESASLSREEYEKIMSWDYSFLNQRDEKVMKDFYFLLRNEHLSPRLIVDYMREAYVGKESDVRITFDKGLSTCSGNVEPNYLFNPHLATVEALSFPTLIMEVKYNEYLPTIIRHLLQLDRHHRSAISKYVICREKKMQLQNF